From a single Populus trichocarpa isolate Nisqually-1 chromosome 17, P.trichocarpa_v4.1, whole genome shotgun sequence genomic region:
- the LOC7482430 gene encoding CLAVATA3/ESR (CLE)-related protein 25 has product MGRGGRILRALLGAVIFWGVIWFLYVGILPNHATTLMARIRVPAAGTFQHLKLSGRESHLIRHDMDLNYVSKRRVPNGPDPIHNRKTVQSRQPPGQS; this is encoded by the exons ATGGGGAGGGGTGGTAGGATTTTGAGGGCCCTATTAGGAGCTGTTATATTTTGGGGGGTGATTTGGTTCTTGTATGTTGGAATCCTACCAAACCATGCAACGACACTAATGGCAAGAATTAGAGTTCCAGCAGCCGGGACTTTCCAGCATCTGAAGCTATCTGGAAGAGAGAGTCATCTTATTCGTCATGACATGGATCTCAATTATGTGAGCAAGAGAAGAGTGCCCAATGGACCTGATCCTATTCACAACAG GAAAACAGTCCAGTCTAGACAACCACCTGGTCAATCCTAA
- the LOC7482432 gene encoding uncharacterized protein LOC7482432 isoform X1, which produces MGGCASRPDSCVCLPSSNKKKSGKQRRRRRRRIISRRVSSLKADKLNVPGQPDRSYSNPAFQGSMDGAWSDAISVLESEFDDEFYSVYDDVVSVTEPEDASVSSPRDSNIMQSKANDSRSNDQVTPVYADEVSNVSVGGQEENNHSGILPNNCLPFLASAVASIDKKRPLSPGTPSSKRKPSLKLSFKRREGNVTNPTLVSPKAFVRRPIAGSSIPYCPTDKKMTDCWSPIEPSTFKVRGKNYFRDKKKDCAPNCAAFYPFGADIFLSPRKIHHIARFVELPHVNTSDEVPGVLVVNVQIPLYPATIFQSENDGEGMNMVLYFKLSESYSKELPPHFQENISRLINDEVERVRGFPLDTIAPFRERLKILGRLENLEDLQLSATEKKLMSAYNEKPVLSRPQHEFYLGENYLEIDLDVHRFSYISRKGLETLQDRLKLCLLDFGLTIQGHKPEDLPEHLLCCIRLNKVDHTKYRQLGC; this is translated from the exons atgGGAGGGTGTGCATCAAGGCCAGATAGCTGTGTTTGTTTACCATCatcaaataagaagaaaagcgggaagcaaagaagaagaagaagaagaagaataatctCAAGGCGTGTTTCTTCTCTTAAGGCTGATAAACTCAATGTTCCCGGTCAACCAGATCGCTCTTACTCCAATCCTgcttttcaag GAAGCATGGATGGTGCCTGGTCTGATGCTATTTCTGTGCTTGAATCTGAATTTGATGATGAATTTTATAGTGTCTATGATG ATGTTGTATCTGTTACCGAACCAGAGGATGCGTCTGTTTCGTCGCCGAGAGATTCAAATATTATGCAATCTAAAGCCAATGATTCCCGGAGTAATGATCAAGTGACTCCTGTATATGCGGATGAAGTTTCTAATGTGAGCGTTGGAGGTCAAGAGGAGAACAATCACAGTGGGATTCTTCCAAATAATTGCTTGCCTTTCCTTGCTTCAGCTGTCGCTTCCATTGACAAGAAAAGACCATTGAGTCCAGGCACACCGAGTTCCAAGAGAAAGCCTTCTCTTAAACTTTCTTTCAAACGGAGAGAAGGGAATGTTACTAATCCGACCTTAG TTTCACCCAAGGCATTTGTGCGAAGACCTATTGCTGGTTCCTCAATCCCTTACTGCCCCACAGATAAGAAGATGACTGATTGTTGGTCACCCATTGAGCCAAGTACTTTCAAAGTTCGGGGAAAGAACTATTTTAG GGATAAGAAGAAAGATTGTGCTCCAAACTGTGCTGCATTTTATCCTTTTGGTGCTGACATTTTTCTATCTCCGAGGAAAATTCATCACATTGCTAGATTTGTGGAACTTCCTCATGTCAACACATCCGATGAAGTTCCTGGTGTTCTTGTCGTAAATGTTCAG ATACCTCTGTATCCTGCCACAATATTTCAAAGTGAAAATGATGGAGAAGGAATGAACATGGTCCTGTATTTTAAACTGTCTGAAAGTTACTCAAAAGAGCTCCCCCCTCATTTTCAAGAGAATATCAGT AGGTTGATTAATGATGAAGTGGAGAGGGTTAGAGGGTTCCCTCTAGATACCATAGCACCATTTAgggaaagattaaaaatattgggCCGACTAGAAAATCTAGAAGATCTTCAATTAAGCGCTACTGAAAAGAAGCTTATGAGTGCCTACAATGAGAAACCTGTGCTCTCACGTCCTCAACATGAATTCTATTTG GGAGAAAACTACTTGGAGATTGATCTGGATGTGCATAGATTTAGCTACATCTCTAGAAAAGGTCTTGAAACCTTACAAGACAGGCTGAAGCTTTGTCTCTTGGATTTTGGCCTGACAATTCAG GGCCACAAGCCAGAAGACTTGCCTGAACATTTGTTATGTTGCATACGTCTGAATAAAGTGGACCACACCAAGTACCGTCAACTGGGGTGTTGA
- the LOC7482432 gene encoding uncharacterized protein LOC7482432 isoform X2 codes for MGGCASRPDSCVCLPSSNKKKSGKQRRRRRRRIISRRVSSLKADKLNVPGQPDRSYSNPAFQGSMDGAWSDAISVLESEFDDEFYSVYDDVVSVTEPEDASVSSPRDSNIMQSKANDSRSNDQVTPVYADEVSNVSVGGQEENNHSGILPNNCLPFLASAVASIDKKRPLSPGTPSSKRKPSLKLSFKRREGNVTNPTLVSPKAFVRRPIAGSSIPYCPTDKKMTDCWSPIEPSTFKVRGKNYFRDKKKDCAPNCAAFYPFGADIFLSPRKIHHIARFVELPHVNTSDEVPGVLVVNVQIPLYPATIFQSENDGEGMNMVLYFKLSESYSKELPPHFQENISRLINDEVERVRGFPLDTIAPFRERLKILGRLENLEDLQLSATEKKLMSAYNEKPVLSRPQHEFYLNYIEMLQH; via the exons atgGGAGGGTGTGCATCAAGGCCAGATAGCTGTGTTTGTTTACCATCatcaaataagaagaaaagcgggaagcaaagaagaagaagaagaagaagaataatctCAAGGCGTGTTTCTTCTCTTAAGGCTGATAAACTCAATGTTCCCGGTCAACCAGATCGCTCTTACTCCAATCCTgcttttcaag GAAGCATGGATGGTGCCTGGTCTGATGCTATTTCTGTGCTTGAATCTGAATTTGATGATGAATTTTATAGTGTCTATGATG ATGTTGTATCTGTTACCGAACCAGAGGATGCGTCTGTTTCGTCGCCGAGAGATTCAAATATTATGCAATCTAAAGCCAATGATTCCCGGAGTAATGATCAAGTGACTCCTGTATATGCGGATGAAGTTTCTAATGTGAGCGTTGGAGGTCAAGAGGAGAACAATCACAGTGGGATTCTTCCAAATAATTGCTTGCCTTTCCTTGCTTCAGCTGTCGCTTCCATTGACAAGAAAAGACCATTGAGTCCAGGCACACCGAGTTCCAAGAGAAAGCCTTCTCTTAAACTTTCTTTCAAACGGAGAGAAGGGAATGTTACTAATCCGACCTTAG TTTCACCCAAGGCATTTGTGCGAAGACCTATTGCTGGTTCCTCAATCCCTTACTGCCCCACAGATAAGAAGATGACTGATTGTTGGTCACCCATTGAGCCAAGTACTTTCAAAGTTCGGGGAAAGAACTATTTTAG GGATAAGAAGAAAGATTGTGCTCCAAACTGTGCTGCATTTTATCCTTTTGGTGCTGACATTTTTCTATCTCCGAGGAAAATTCATCACATTGCTAGATTTGTGGAACTTCCTCATGTCAACACATCCGATGAAGTTCCTGGTGTTCTTGTCGTAAATGTTCAG ATACCTCTGTATCCTGCCACAATATTTCAAAGTGAAAATGATGGAGAAGGAATGAACATGGTCCTGTATTTTAAACTGTCTGAAAGTTACTCAAAAGAGCTCCCCCCTCATTTTCAAGAGAATATCAGT AGGTTGATTAATGATGAAGTGGAGAGGGTTAGAGGGTTCCCTCTAGATACCATAGCACCATTTAgggaaagattaaaaatattgggCCGACTAGAAAATCTAGAAGATCTTCAATTAAGCGCTACTGAAAAGAAGCTTATGAGTGCCTACAATGAGAAACCTGTGCTCTCACGTCCTCAACATGAATTCTATTTG AATTATATTGAAATGTTGCAGCATTGA